A stretch of Fulvia fulva chromosome 4, complete sequence DNA encodes these proteins:
- a CDS encoding Putative aspergillopepsin A-like aspartic endopeptidase — translation MERPSSTSPCEDARVDTAVLTRCKWHGLLRRCIFSSRDGARRCASRTSSLSTPRKHLRGYYRIHHPSSHLPTITMPMEDIKTVYQQRHGLPSTYAAHSGQLHGLHRISLVKNSKWTPSARHSLGHLVKKFEITPTLPSPFTFVQDILANNPLQRFKPETHLALTRSVGRMLSTDGTTDRKGGVEAQNIQDDSEYLAQVGVGTPVQAMLWSTSLPKNTQDAGRSNGHHIFDPSKSNSWKASQGQSWTITYGDGSSASGSVGTDTVTVGGLSVENQAVELAKAIAPSFESTAGDGLLGLAFGTINTVQPQPVHTPVENMVIQADIPKGSELFTAYLTNRMDKVPPFYTFGYIDQEALANQTPRYTPIDTSKGF, via the exons ATGGAGCGGCCGTCATCGACAAGTCCGTGCGAGGACGCGCGAGTCGATACTGCTGTTTTGACAAGGTGCAAGTGGCATGGGCTCCTCAGAAGGTGCATTTTCAGCTCGAGGGACGGCGCGCGGCGATGCGCTTCGCGAACCTCAAGCCTTTCTACGCCTCGGAAGCACCTTCGCGGCTATTATCGCATACATCATCCTTCGAGTCACCTACCAACCATCACCATGCCTATGGAAGACATCAAAACAGTGTACCAGCAGCGTCATGGACTCCCGAGCACCTACGCAGCACATTCTGGCCAGCTACATGGACTACATCGCATCTCCCTAGTCAAAAACTCGAAGTGGACACCTTCCGCGCGCCATTCCCTAGGACACCTAGTCAAGAAAT TCGAAATCACTCCAACGTTGCCGTCGCCCTTCACGTTCGTACAGGATATCCTCGCAAATAATCCTCTGCAGCGCTTCAAGCCTGAAACGCACCTCGCCCTCACGCGCTCAGTTGGCCGTATGTTGTCAACCGATGGTACCACAGACAGAAAAGGTGGAGTCGAAGCGCAGAATATCCAGGATGACTCAGAATATCTTGCGCAAGTTGGGGTAGGCACACCCGTGCAAGCGATG CTATGGTCTACGTCCCTCCCCAAGAACACACAAGACGCTGGGCGCAGCAATGGCCACCACATCTTCGATCCCAGCAAGAGCAACAGCTGGAAAGCGTCACAGGGTCAAAGCTGGACG ATTACATACGGCGATGGCTCCAGTGCGAGTGGCTCAGTAGGCACCGATACGGTCACAGTCGGAGGCCTCTCCGTGGAAAATCAAGCTGTCGAGCTCGCAAAAGCCATCGCGCCTAGCTTCGAGAGCACTGCAGGTGATGGTTTGCTAGGCTTGGCGTTCGGAACGATCAATACCGTGCAGCCTCAGCCCGTTCACACGCCAGTAGAGAACATGGTGATCCAAGCCGACATTCCCAAGGGCAGCGAGCTCTTCACAGCCTACTTGACAAATCGGATGGACAAGGTGCCGCCGTTCTATACGTTTGGCTACATTGATCAG GAAGCGCTCGCCAATCAGACTCCCCGCTACACTCCCATCGACACCTCCAAAGGCTTCTAG
- a CDS encoding Aspergillopepsin-1, which yields MDTGTTLALIDDDSCRAIYAAIPGSKYDADQGGFVFPANTPREKLPVLKVAIGDCECVVDPDDVGFADVGGGMMFGGWQSRGNMAFSIFGGSLLKSMYAIFDQGGKRFGWVQREDLQGKR from the coding sequence ATGGACACCGGCACGACCCTCGCTCTCATCGACGACGACAGCTGCCGAGCCATCTACGCAGCGATCCCGGGCTCAAAATATGACGCTGATCAAGGAGGCTTTGTGTTTCCTGCCAATAcgccgagggagaagttgccaGTGCTGAAGGTGGCGATTGGGGATTGTGAGTGTGTTGTGGATCCAGATGATGTGGGTTTTGCGGATGTGGGAGGGGGAATGATGTTTGGGGGCTGGCAAAGTAGAGGGAATATGGCATTTAGCATTTTTGGAGGGAGCCTGTTGAAGAGTATGTATGCGATTTTCGATCAGGGTGGGAAGAGGTTTGGCTGGGTACAACGAGAGGACTTGCAAGGGAAGAGGTGA
- a CDS encoding Salicylaldehyde dehydrogenase produces the protein MRRNLYNTNAANALLRHRHCLHNIILPAYPSQHQTNVLESLQCTMPALQSMKDSQGRDVVPIFINGKALPVNESKVQPVKSAARDKTIHYYASASRDTCIEACDVASKAFTGSTLSTGRDGWRRASAFTRRDIILKAADLFEQHRQYLIAAQMQETSCPEAWAVNNVNISIAYMREIASAVSAIRGDIPPIEKPDTFAFVFKEPVGPVLIIPPWNGALVLAARAVTSAIGAGCTVVLKSSELCPLTHVTIVDIFHQAGLPPGVLNSLSADRKSAAEVTETLIAHHAIRKIEFIGSAAVGRIIGAIAAKHLKPVLMELGGKCPAIVLDDANLQKAATLCAKGAILHHGQICFGTERIIVQRKVAAQFQELLIKAVEKEDGGFAVHAEMAKKAQVILQDAQDKGATFLTGGPEMSSHGKGLKPSIVLVDSATKREDLKIVDEETFGPSASLYVVEDDTHAIQVANASAYGLNATIHSTNMERAIKMGRELEYGQVHVNSISVFTSPTGPQGGVKGSGWGRQNSRWGLEEYLQEKFITYHGKDVDA, from the exons ATGCGACGGAACCTTTACAACACTAATGCGGCGAATGCACTGCTTCGTCATCGTCATTGTCTCCACAACATCATATTGCCCGCTTACCCGAGCCAGCATCAGACCAACGTACTTGAGAGCTTGCAGTGCACGATGCCGGCGCTTCAGAGTATG AAAGACTCACAAGGAAGAGATGTCGTCCCAATATTCATCAACGGCAAAGCTCTTCCAGTCAACGAAAGCAAGGTCCAACCAGTGAAGTCAGCAGCTCGAGACAAAACAATCCATTACTACGCCAGCGCTTCCAGGGACACCTGCATCGAAGCCTGCGATGTTGCTTCGAAAGCCTTCACAGGCTCAACCCTTTCCACGGGCCGCGATGGCTGGCGAAGAGCTTCGGCCTTTACCCGCCGCGACATCATCCTCAAGGCTGCCGACCTCTTCGAGCAGCACCGGCAGTACCTAATCGCAGCGCAAATGCAAGAGACCTCATGTCCTGAAGCCTGGGCAGTCAACAATGTCAACATCTCTATCGCTTACATGCGCGAGATTGCCAGTGCTGTCAGTGCCATTCGAGGCGACATTCCACCCATCGAAAAGCCAGACACGTTCGCGTTCGTGTTCAAAGAACCCGTTGGACCTGTGCTGATCATTCCTCCCTGGAATGGGGCGCTCGTGCTTGCTGCTAGAGCCGTAACGTCTGCTATCGGAGCGGGTTGTACTGTCGTCCTGAAGAGTAGTGAGCTCTGCCCTCTGACGCATGTCACCATAGTCGACATCTTCCACCAAGCTGGTCTTCCGCCAGGCGTCCTCAACTCCTTATCAGCAGATCGCAAGAGCGCAGCTGAAGTTACAGAAACTCTCATCGCCCATCATGCAATCCGCAAAATCGAGTTCATCGGTTCTGCAGCCGTGGGTCGTATCATCGGTGCCATAGCCGCGAAGCATTTGAAACCCGTCCTGATGGAGCTGGGAGGGAAATGTCCAGCCATTGTGCTAGATGATGCCAACCTCCAAAAAGCTGCAACGCTCTGCGCCAAGGGCGCCATTCTGCACCACGGCCAAATCTGCTTCGGCACAGAGCGTATCATCGTCCAGCGAAAGGTCGCTGCGCAATTCCAGGAGCTCTTAATCAAAGCCGTCGAAAAGGAAGATGGAGGCTTCGCAGTCCACGCCGAAATGGCGAAGAAAGCACAAGTCATCCTCCAAGATGCTCAAGACAAAGGCGCCACGTTCCTGACCGGAGGACCAGAAATGTCCTCGCACGGCAAAGGTCTCAAACCTTCCATCGTCCTCGTCGACTCAGCAACCAAGAGAGAAGATCTGAAAATTGTCGATGAGGAAACGTTCGGGCCCTCAGCTTCCCTATACGTCGTCGAAGACGATACTCATGCGATCCAAGTCGCCAACGCGAGTGCCTATGGCCTCAATGCTACGATCCACTCAACCAATATGGAGAGAGCGATTAAGATGGGCAGGGAGCTGGAGTATGGGCAGGTACATGTTAACAGTATCTCGGTCTTTACGAGTCCGACGGGCCCGCAGGGTGGCGTGAAGGGAAGTGGATGGGGGAGGCAGAATAGTCGGTGGGGGCTGGAGGAGTACTTGCAGGAGAAGTTTATTACGTATCATGGGAAGGATGTGGATGCTTGA
- a CDS encoding Conserved oligomeric Golgi complex subunit 8 produces MADPLYELLAPYLDNADSPPSPRDPQTADYLSRLSTLSFPDLTTNEPASLLQSAQSHLRNLQALSKRSHKAVIASSTHLTSLSSLLPTFGNQARALSEDLPELEDAATKFAQKYDRSTENAVLDRRKRAALLSRNADRVSDVLDLPSLLSSTVTAAQAGTAGRSTAASSTTSYTTALDISAHIKRLKALYPQSDLISNIAVQSDAEIQNLATILITSLQSPTLKLAAAMRTVGLLRRVAPELAGNEHNLVKPGTLSTKYMTLSPSTTNDDGALGYLFLICRLRTLHSTLEALDPLRELADQESGSRKASSNGKASNQAAATTGSQSERYLKRYIELFREQSFGILSMYKSIFPTNPPEPEYDGNHDHVDDLNDPLLPMPSPVATFALHLVDMLETALQDYLPNISEKASRESLLTQVLYCAGSLGRLGADFSMTVALLEEETERMDEDQASQNDDPEWVQVMQKHRVQASRLEVLARGVGSGRKTSMEVHSPSAMSPLPG; encoded by the coding sequence ATGGCCGATCCGCTATACGAGCTGCTGGCTCCGTACCTCGACAATGCGGACTCACCACCCTCCCCGCGAGATCCCCAGACGGCCGACTATCTGTCACGGCTCAGCACGCTGTCCTTCCCAGACTTGACCACCAACGAGCCGGCCTCGCTACTACAGTCTGCCCAGTCACACCTTCGAAATCTCCAGGCGCTCTCAAAACGATCTCACAAAGCTGTCATAGCCTCGTCTACACATTTGACCAGCCTCTCATCACTGCTACCGACTTTTGGCAACCAGGCCAGGGCATTGAGCGAAGACCTGCCAGAACTGGAAGATGCTGCTACAAAGTTCGCGCAGAAGTATGATCGGAGTACGGAGAATGCAGTCTTGGACAGACGGAAACGGGCGGCCTTGCTGTCACGTAATGCGGACAGAGTGTCGGATGTGCTCGATCTGCCGTCCTTGCTCTCGTCAACCGTGACGGCTGCCCAAGCTGGGACTGCTGGTCGTTCCACAGCAGCAAGCTCCACGACATCGTACACTACTGCATTGGATATCAGCGCACACATCAAGCGGTTGAAGGCGCTATATCCACAATCAGACCTCATATCGAACATTGCAGTGCAATCAGATGCTGAGATACAGAATCTGGCCACGATTCTCATCACTTCGCTTCAGAGTCCCACCCTAAAACTTGCTGCTGCCATGCGTACGGTAGGCTTGCTGAGAAGAGTCGCGCCAGAGTTGGCCGGGAATGAGCACAACCTTGTGAAGCCTGGAACCCTCTCAACCAAGTACATGACTCTGTCACCTTCTACAACGAATGATGATGGTGCGCTTGGGTATCTCTTCTTGATTTGTCGTCTGCGTACGCTACATAGTACCTTGGAAGCTCTTGATCCGCTACGCGAGCTCGCAGACCAGGAGTCAGGGAGTCGCAAGGCTAGCTCAAACGGCAAGGCTTCAAATCAGGCCGCAGCTACGACTGGCAGTCAAAGCGAGCGATACCTCAAGCGCTACATCGAGCTATTTCGAGAGCAAAGTTTTGGTATCTTGAGCATGTACAAGAGCATTTTCCCGACCAATCCTCCGGAGCCGGAGTATGATGGTAACCACGACCACGTAGACGACTTGAATGATCCGCTGCTCCCAATGCCATCCCCAGTGGCCACATTTGCGCTCCATCTGGTCGATATGCTGGAAACAGCTCTGCAAGACTACCTCCCAAACATCAGCGAAAAGGCCAGTCGCGAGTCACTTTTGACGCAAGTGCTGTACTGCGCAGGCAGTTTAGGTCGACTGGGTGCCGACTTTAGCATGACGGTGGCGCTGCTCGAGGAGGAGACGGAGAGGATGGATGAGGACCAGGCTAGCCAGAACGATGACCCTGAATGGGTGCAAGTCATGCAAAAGCATAGGGTGCAGGCAAGTCGACTCGAAGTTCTGGCACGTGGAGTTGGGTCTGGGAGGAAGACGAGCATGGAGGTGCATTCTCCATCAGCGATGTCTCCCTTGCCAGGTTGA
- a CDS encoding Exosome complex component SKI6, which translates to MPLDSSTYALAHLRIDGRRWNELRRIHGQMSTQAAADGSSYFEMGNTKVICTVHGPRQARQGGGGGQSREAAIDVEIGIAGFSGMDRKRRGKSDKRVQEMQYTISSAFSSTVFMQFYPHSTITIVLHVLSQDGALLAACLNAATLALVDAGVPMKDYVAAITTGSTASYASNDEEADPLLDLNGVEEQELPFLTMGTSTGEDKVTVLVMETRVQVARVESMVSVGLDGCKQVRGILDGIVREHGKKLLSGR; encoded by the exons ATGCCCCTCGACAGCTCAACCTACGCCCTCGCACACCTCCGCATCGACGGCCGACGATGGAACGAGCTCCGCCGCATCCACGGACAAATGTCCACCCAAGCCGCCGCGGACGGAAGCAGTTACTTCGAGATGGGTAACACAAAAGTCATCTGCACCGTCCACGGACCTCGTCAAGCGCGGCAGGGTGGAGGTGGAGGGCAGAGTCGTGAGGCGGCGATTGATGTCGAGATTGGAATAGCGGGGTTTAGTGGCATGGATAGGAAGAGGAGGGGGAAGAGTGATAA GCGCGTACAAGAAATGCAGTATACCATTTCCTCGGCGTTCTCGAGTACCGTGTTCATGCAATTTTACCCGCATTCGACGATCACGATTGTTTTGCACGTTCTTTCCCAGGACGGAGCACTTCTGGCAGCGTGTCTGAATGCTGCGACTTTGGCATTGGTCGATGCCGGTGTACCGATGAAGGACTATGTTGCGGCGATCACGACAGGCTCAACCGCATCGTACGCGAGCAATGACGAGGAGGCAGATCCGCTGCTGGACCTGAATGGCGTGGAAGAGCAGGAATTGCCGTTTCTTACAATGGGCACGAGTACGGGTGAGGACAAGGTCACTGTGCTGGTCATGGAGACGAGAGTGCAGGTCGCGAGGGTGGAGAGTATGGTCAGCGTGGGTCTGGACGGCTGTAAGCAGGTCAGAGGGATCTTGGATGGGATCGTGAGGGAGCATGGGAAGAAGTTGCTGTCAGGGAGATGA
- a CDS encoding Flavohemoprotein, with amino-acid sequence MPLTPEQVKIVKSTAPVLAEHGNAVTTLFYETAHEEYPELHNVFNQTNQVNNHQAQALAGSLYAYASHIDDLGKLSPAVEKISQKHASLYIQPEHYPIVGEGLLRAMGKVLGDACTPEILDAWTAAYWQLANLFIEREEVLYAEAKGWTDWRDFVIADKKQESDEITSFYLKPVDGEKLPEYLPGQYTSVLTDVPQFGYKQSRQYSLSEAPRQDYYRISVKKEAGLEQQHSEAPAHPGWISNILHNEKTVGDVVRLSHPAGEFYFDPVKDQDAPIVLLSAGVGITPMIAILDTVLQRGSKQPIAFIHGARSKSAQAFKQHIRDQVAEHSSVHAVDFVKNVKADADDEEQGLHHVGRLALNLVDDDKDLYLNDSNTKYFVCGPEAFMADMWRGLKAKDVDESRIKMEVFGTGELPL; translated from the exons ATGCCACTCACACCAGAACAAGTCAAGATTGTCAAGTCTACCGCACCTGTTCTTGCAGAACACGGCAATGCTGTCACTACGCTATTCTACGAAACTGCCCACGAGGAGTACCCCGAACTGCACAATGTCTTCAACCAGACGAACCAGGTCAACAACCATCAAGCCCAAGCATTAGCTGGATCGCTGTATGCATACGCATCGCATATCGATGATCTTGGCAAGTTGAGCCCAGCTGTCGAGAAGATCTCCCAGAAGCATGCTTCACTCTACATCCAACCAGAACACTACCCTATCGTCGGCGAAGGACTTCTAAGGGCAATGGGCAAAGTCCTTGGAGACGCCTGCACTCCGGAGATCCTCGATGCGTGGACCGCAGCGTACTGGCAACTGGCGAACCTCTTCatcgagcgagaagaagtaCTCTACGCCGAAGCCAAAGGCTGGACTGACTGGAGAGACTTCGTCATTGCGGATAAGAAGCAAGAAAGTGACGAGATCACCTCTTTCTATCTCAAGCCTGTTGATGGCGAGAAGCTGCCTGAATACCTGCCTGGCCAATACACTTCCGTTCTGACAGACGTCCCGCAATTTGGCTACAAGCAGTCAAGGCAGTATTCGCTTTCTGAAGCACCAAGACAGGACTACTACCGTATCAGCGTCAAGAAGGAGGCAGGCCTGGAGCAACAACATTCCGAGGCGCCGGCTCACCCAGGCTGGATCTCAAACATCCTGCACAACGAGAAGACGGTTGGTGATGTCGTCAGGCTTTCGCACCCGGCTGGGGAGTTCTACTTCGACCCGGTGAAAGATCAAGATGCACCCATTGTACTCCTGTCTGCCGGCGTGGGCATCACGCCGATGATCGCCATTCTCGATACTGTCCTTCAGCGCGGCTCGAAACAGCCGATTGCTTTCATCCATGGTGCCAGGAGTAAATCGGCTCAAGCATTCAAGCAACATATCCGCGACCAGGTTGCTGAGCACTCTAGTGTTCACGCTGTTGACTTCGTCAAGAATGTCAAGGCTGATGCTGATGATGAAGAGCAAGGCCTTCATCATGTTGGACGCTTGGCATTGAACTTGGTTGATGATGACAAAGATCTGTACTTGAACGACAGCAACACCAAGTACTTTGTGTGCGGGCCTGAGGCTTTCATGGCTGATATGTGGAGGGGTTTGAAGGCCAAAGACGTTGATGAAAGTAGAATCAAGATGGAGGTGTTCGGAACTGGCGAGCTGCCG CTTTAG
- a CDS encoding putative ubiquitin-conjugating enzyme E2 25 — translation MERVLHPDDIVYNRADSKQLAVVERTHDDIETHQPFPGRTEQEPIKHDRSISHVVFRRFMKDGVPPKDMVLVRWQLETTMELLPTSKVALLDRSLLIGDIVKRSTQDAMSGVVLNTFTKCTLQPMCDITYQGSKKLKGILPPGKWQPGDPFCVYPSDKPHALVDIPASELQYVEAPAEDDLVIYNDWIGRVEAVTNQIRIKLADNCVVELMDELGEHADGTMGSFFIGDIAKAKKGQLRMGKWIFGQYNPNTSPVGTVVSVRTVTAEVTWLQKRIGCRDGQEPPFTLESTELESQYFQVYDRSRRPRESTSTTVSNSEIDVRLNLRVRFNDLTGACLKYSGTSSTNHLPKLDRSDHLGYDINVFDITSFRTDVTVQWQDLSITTESSVDLVLDPTIEDEHAAWPGEVCHTLGLQPVDGMNNVEQPERVGVVQSVQAADRMAKVRWCPGSYIHYSRGPDDENAPAPVLAHEIRASSEVEEEISLYDIEAPGSLNVRRGDVVLVAEYRHSLPPTRPQDNTWLGEIVDTPLDGTLVVRLGAAAEVRDIVLTREEAIVAVRSDGTGDVDAWDNGMDEDFEDEDDFDSEYDSELDDDEYDSELEADMAAVTATYEDELGRPLDEDEVEDDDWESAEEDHDDDDVDMQDAPGHQTPPTSHSVTPADSFEPQATPRTASKGEAALSTEAPTAYAILDGDVPSDHHYHNEPSTSSAVHMKRTQKEHKILRNPSTLPQGVYIRSWETRLDLLRVLLVGPTETPYENAPFVVDFYLPPTFPSDPPQAFFHSWPALAKIGAIGRVNPNLYEDGKICLSLLGTWDGNKLEAWNAARSTLLQVIVSLLGLVLVREPYYNEAGYEALVGSEASKRPSALYSERIFLRSKGFLITALANTDTASGLKGLEDVIGWLYRHSAGPKLLDEAVKTVEEVLRRSEGGGAEPDGLTVMSRGASVSLRRALTRLQELQAQSS, via the coding sequence ATGGAACGAGTACTGCATCCCGACGACATTGTCTACAATAGGGCAGACTCGAAGCAGCTCGCTGTCGTGGAACGGACACACGATGACATCGAGACACACCAACCATTTCCTGGCAGGACGGAGCAGGAGCCGATCAAGCACGATCGCAGCATATCACATGTCGTGTTTCGGCGCTTCATGAAAGATGGAGTGCCACCAAAGGATATGGTGCTCGTGCGATGGCAACTCGAAACGACCATGGAACTCTTACCAACATCCAAAGTCGCGCTTCTCGATCGGTCGTTGTTGATCGGAGACATTGTCAAAAGATCGACGCAAGATGCCATGAGTGGTGTCGTTCTAAACACTTTCACGAAGTGCACGCTTCAGCCTATGTGCGACATTACATATCAAGGGTCCAAAAAGCTCAAAGGTATATTACCTCCCGGTAAGTGGCAACCGGGCGACCCGTTCTGCGTATACCCAAGCGACAAGCCTCATGCTTTGGTGGACATCCCCGCTTCGGAATTACAGTATGTGGAAGCGCCTGCAGAAGACGACCTAGTCATTTACAACGACTGGATCGGCCGCGTTGAAGCAGTCACGAACCAAATACGCATCAAGCTGGCCGACAACTGCGTCGTCGAGCTCATGGACGAGCTAGGGGAACACGCAGACGGTACCATGGGCTCGTTCTTCATCGGTGACATTGCAAAGGCCAAGAAAGGACAACTTCGTATGGGTAAATGGATCTTTGGCCAATATAACCCCAATACGAGCCCCGTCGGTACAGTCGTCAGCGTCAGAACTGTGACCGCAGAGGTCACCTGGCTTCAGAAGCGCATCGGCTGCCGGGATGGCCAGGAGCCACCATTCACGCTTGAGTCGACGGAACTGGAGTCTCAGTACTTCCAGGTATACGATCGGTCACGAAGACCTCGAGAATCTACAAGTACCACGGTGTCGAACTCGGAGATCGACGTGAGGCTCAACCTGCGCGTCCGATTCAACGATTTGACAGGCGCTTGCCTGAAGTACAGCGGCACATCAAGCACGAACCACCTGCCGAAGCTCGATCGCAGCGACCACCTCGGCTACGATATCAACGTGTTCGACATCACGAGCTTTCGGACTGACGTAACGGTGCAATGGCAGGATCTTAGCATTACTACTGAGTCTAGTGTCGACCTAGTTCTGGACCCAACCATAGAGGACGAGCATGCGGCATGGCCCGGCGAAGTATGCCATACCCTCGGCCTACAGCCAGTCGACGGCATGAACAATGTAGAGCAGCCGGAGCGAGTTGGCGTGGTGCAGTCTGTACAAGCTGCTGACCGAATGGCAAAGGTCCGTTGGTGTCCTGGCTCGTACATTCACTACTCACGAGGTCCTGACGATGAGAATGCTCCAGCGCCGGTGCTTGCTCACGAGATTCGTGCTTCAAGTGAAGTTGAAGAGGAAATTAGTCTTTACGACATCGAAGCGCCTGGCTCTCTCAACGTTCGCAGGGGCGATGTCGTCCTTGTTGCCGAGTATCGCCACAGTCTACCGCCGACACGACCGCAAGACAACACATGGCTGGGCGAGATTGTGGATACTCCTTTGGATGGCACGCTGGTCGTCAGACTCGGGGCAGCAGCTGAAGTACGAGACATAGTACTGACACGCGAAGAGGCAATAGTAGCGGTACGTTCCGACGGCACTGGAGATGTTGATGCGTGGGACAACGGGATGGACGAAGACTTTGAAGATGAGGACGATTTCGACTCGGAGTATGATTCTGAACTTGACGACGATGAGTATGACAGCGAACTCGAGGCGGACATGGCAGCAGTTACTGCGACTTATGAGGACGAGCTAGGGAGGCCTCTCGATGAAGACGAAGTAGAGGATGATGACTGGGAGTCAGCTGAAGAAGACCATGACGACGACGATGTCGACATGCAAGACGCGCCAGGTCACCAGACACCACCAACCTCGCACTCAGTCACGCCTGCCGACAGCTTTGAACCGCAGGCCACGCCGCGGACTGCATCCAAGGGCGAGGCAGCACTGAGTACTGAGGCGCCGACGGCCTATGCCATTCTTGATGGCGACGTCCCCTCAGATCACCATTACCACAACGAGCCATCAACATCTAGCGCTGTTCACATGAAGCGCACACAGAAAGAGCACAAGATTCTTCGCAATCCCAGCACACTCCCACAGGGGGTCTACATCCGAAGCTGGGAAACGCGACTTGATCTTCTCCGTGTCCTGCTTGTCGGTCCAACTGAGACACCTTACGAGAACGCGCCGTTCGTGGTCGACTTTTACCTGCCACCGACCTTCCCATCGGACCCACCACAGGCATTCTTCCATTCATGGCCAGCGCTCGCAAAGATTGGCGCCATTGGTCGTGTCAATCCGAATCTCTACGAAGACGGTAAGATCTGCCTGAGTCTGTTGGGAACGTGGGATGGCAACAAACTGGAGGCATGGAATGCTGCAAGAAGCACATTGCTCCAGGTGATCGTCTCTTTGCTGGGCTTGGTACTGGTACGAGAACCGTACTACAATGAAGCTGGCTATGAGGCGCTGGTTGGCAGCGAAGCTAGCAAACGACCAAGCGCGCTGTACAGCGAGCGCATCTTCCTGCGTTCAAAGGGCTTTCTGATAACAGCATTGGCCAACACCGATACTGCTTCCGGCCTGAAGGGTCTCGAGGATGTCATCGGCTGGCTATATCGACACTCCGCAGGACCAAAGTTGTTGGACGAGGCCGTGAAGACAGTTGAAGAGGTGTTGCGGAGGAGTGAGGGCGGCGGAGCGGAACCTGATGGACTGACAGTGATGTCTCGAGGTGCCAGCGTGTCGCTCAGGCGTGCGCTCACCAGACTGCAAGAGCTGCAAGCACAGTCTTCGTGA